One Longimicrobium sp. genomic window carries:
- a CDS encoding type II toxin-antitoxin system PrlF family antitoxin: MMKTGNNGVHDGSSQDGTVLEAFLAIIERGMAEDPESIQPLSSDLLARAERLVGKMRVDLTERID, from the coding sequence ATGATGAAGACGGGCAACAACGGCGTACACGATGGAAGCTCACAGGACGGCACTGTGCTGGAAGCATTCCTCGCGATTATCGAGCGCGGCATGGCCGAGGATCCAGAGAGCATTCAGCCGCTTTCATCTGATTTGCTTGCACGCGCGGAACGGCTCGTGGGGAAAATGCGCGTGGATCTGACCGAGCGAATCGACTGA